A stretch of the Crocinitomicaceae bacterium genome encodes the following:
- a CDS encoding DUF2723 domain-containing protein has product MDYKRMNTIVGWMVFIFATTVYWMTLEPTTSLWDCGEYITTAYKLEVGHPPGAPLFMMLGRLFTVFASPENAAYMVNFMSALSSSFTILFLFWSITMIGKRIVLSPSSLFSSDDSADNKQTKRELSQGEQWAIIGSGLIGAIAYTFSDSFWFSAVEGEVYAMSSFFTAIVMWAILKWDHELQTQEWNPDNTAIAGKNANRWLIFIFFMVGLSIGVHLLNLLCIPAIAYVIYFRKYKTITTGGFILTGIIGVVTLGFVQSILIPKTVQIAGFFERIFVNSFGMPFNAGTIFFFLFMTAIIVALLIYSKKKQWPILNTSAWALSMIFIGYSCFAMIVIRSGANTPLDENDPENLVSLESYLKREQYGDWPILYGQYFTAKPKDQSEWDDRSDVYQRLWVVTSRTGKELEGFNNKADADSFAVKNGGEVEEKYYMTFNGEKAKPAYDDDHSGFFPRMYSGEPHHITGYKNWSGHSGTRKPTMGENLTYFGGYQINWMYWRYFMWNFSGRQWDEQGYGGARDGNWISGLNFIDKHHVGDQTDAPKFITENAAHNKFYMLPLILGMIGFLFTLMRASKEWWIIMLLFLLTGFAIIIYLNQKPSEPRERDYAYAASFYAFAMFIGLSVLSLYQAFKSLNWKELAMMLAPMVVLSLIFAIADTTLALSMLYITFVIAIVFALMITLRKTIAKETHGALVSTLLALPVPILMGVVGWDDHDRSDRYTAQALAYNYLISCDDNAIIFTNGDNDTFPLWYLQEVEGTKTSVRVCNLSLLNTDWYTEQMTRQAYDSKPLPISFTKDQYRQGGLRDFMYVLSTNELTMREAEILPKWRDIITKKIEFNPDLYQPAFSAACDSLTSILSKTEFATKEAELFAKLPGFDTTGTYFEFRNLIFNLLQKGPEKYKLVEPQLIAIQDILLTFNDAFDYLPADYAMTWLADDNNAEARGANGLFFLPSKGLTVEVNKENALNSGIVSEADADRIQDKIRWKINKQAIYKADVMILDMIAHFNWERAIYFASSADKTTYLGLDKFFYAEGLVYKLMPFDVKANRNPNSLGEINKPKLYDNLMTVFKWGNMEKEGVLVDYYTRRLTNNYRVQFSVLADAYLEDYDFHQQRLTLFNQILAGPVGDSTQVIQTPIGNFKRNDIPAEIKKSEEIIADSKVKVEQVLDRSLAVMPEYNVPYDKVFPSYISTYYGVGHEAKAEELTKKMMAIFDEEINYYIGVEPEFTASMIDDLFQAYRGMFSLYQAVNIYGTNEAFKEEVGNTFYSMTERVQSALPAVQKVSPGARQQIEQTFYAFFQRIMGM; this is encoded by the coding sequence ATGGATTATAAAAGAATGAACACAATTGTAGGCTGGATGGTTTTCATCTTTGCTACCACCGTGTATTGGATGACCCTTGAACCGACAACAAGTTTATGGGATTGCGGCGAATACATCACTACTGCCTACAAGTTAGAAGTGGGTCACCCTCCGGGGGCACCATTATTCATGATGCTTGGTCGTTTATTCACCGTTTTTGCATCACCTGAAAATGCAGCCTACATGGTGAATTTCATGTCGGCTCTCAGTAGTTCCTTTACAATTCTTTTCCTTTTCTGGTCAATAACCATGATTGGCAAACGCATTGTATTATCTCCTTCATCTCTTTTTAGTTCAGATGATTCAGCAGATAATAAACAAACCAAACGTGAATTATCTCAAGGCGAACAATGGGCAATAATTGGCAGCGGACTCATTGGCGCCATTGCGTATACATTCTCTGATTCATTCTGGTTTTCAGCCGTTGAAGGTGAGGTATACGCCATGTCATCATTCTTCACCGCCATTGTTATGTGGGCTATTCTCAAATGGGATCATGAATTACAAACGCAAGAATGGAATCCGGACAACACTGCTATTGCGGGAAAAAATGCAAATCGCTGGTTGATCTTTATCTTCTTTATGGTGGGTCTGTCTATTGGTGTCCATTTATTGAATCTCTTGTGTATACCGGCAATTGCTTATGTAATCTATTTCAGAAAATACAAAACTATTACAACGGGTGGATTTATTCTTACCGGCATCATTGGTGTAGTTACATTAGGTTTTGTTCAAAGTATTCTCATTCCAAAAACAGTACAAATTGCCGGATTTTTTGAACGTATTTTCGTGAACAGTTTTGGTATGCCTTTTAATGCAGGAACAATTTTCTTCTTCCTTTTCATGACAGCAATTATTGTTGCCTTGTTGATTTATTCAAAGAAAAAACAATGGCCAATTCTCAATACATCTGCTTGGGCATTGTCTATGATATTTATTGGGTACTCATGCTTTGCCATGATTGTTATTCGTTCCGGCGCTAACACACCATTAGATGAAAACGATCCTGAAAACCTGGTAAGTCTTGAATCATATCTTAAGCGCGAACAATATGGTGACTGGCCAATTCTTTATGGTCAATACTTCACGGCAAAACCAAAAGATCAAAGTGAATGGGATGACCGCAGTGATGTTTATCAGAGACTATGGGTTGTAACATCACGCACCGGAAAAGAATTAGAGGGTTTCAATAATAAAGCAGATGCTGATTCATTTGCTGTGAAAAACGGAGGTGAAGTAGAAGAAAAATACTACATGACTTTTAATGGTGAAAAAGCAAAACCTGCCTATGACGATGATCACAGCGGATTTTTCCCAAGAATGTACAGCGGAGAACCACATCATATCACCGGATATAAAAATTGGAGTGGGCACAGTGGTACGCGTAAACCAACCATGGGTGAAAACCTCACATACTTTGGCGGATACCAAATTAACTGGATGTACTGGAGATATTTTATGTGGAATTTCTCAGGTCGTCAATGGGATGAACAAGGTTACGGTGGTGCCAGAGATGGAAACTGGATTTCAGGTTTAAATTTCATAGATAAACATCACGTAGGTGATCAAACCGATGCACCAAAATTCATTACTGAAAATGCAGCACATAATAAATTCTATATGTTGCCACTCATATTGGGAATGATTGGTTTTCTTTTCACTTTAATGCGTGCTTCAAAAGAATGGTGGATTATCATGCTACTCTTTTTACTCACCGGATTTGCTATCATCATTTACCTGAACCAAAAACCAAGTGAACCTCGTGAACGTGACTATGCTTATGCTGCATCATTTTACGCATTCGCCATGTTCATTGGTCTCAGTGTGCTTTCATTGTATCAAGCATTCAAATCGTTAAATTGGAAAGAGCTTGCCATGATGCTTGCCCCTATGGTTGTGCTTTCACTGATATTTGCCATTGCTGATACCACACTTGCATTAAGTATGCTTTACATCACTTTTGTTATAGCAATTGTTTTTGCTTTGATGATAACCTTGCGTAAAACTATTGCTAAAGAAACTCACGGTGCTCTGGTATCAACATTACTTGCCCTGCCGGTTCCTATTCTGATGGGTGTTGTTGGTTGGGATGATCATGACCGCAGTGATCGTTACACTGCACAAGCGCTTGCATATAATTATTTGATCAGTTGTGATGACAACGCGATAATTTTTACGAATGGTGACAACGATACTTTCCCACTTTGGTACTTACAAGAGGTGGAAGGAACAAAAACAAGTGTGCGTGTCTGTAACTTATCACTCTTGAATACTGATTGGTATACTGAACAAATGACAAGACAAGCATATGATTCAAAACCATTGCCAATAAGCTTTACAAAAGATCAATACAGACAAGGTGGTTTACGTGATTTCATGTATGTGCTAAGCACCAATGAACTCACCATGCGAGAAGCTGAAATTTTACCTAAATGGAGAGATATCATCACTAAAAAAATTGAATTCAATCCTGATCTTTACCAACCTGCTTTCAGTGCTGCATGTGATAGTTTGACAAGTATTCTCTCTAAGACAGAATTTGCTACAAAAGAGGCAGAACTATTTGCAAAATTACCGGGATTTGATACAACAGGAACTTATTTTGAATTCCGCAATCTCATCTTTAATCTCTTGCAAAAAGGGCCTGAGAAATATAAATTGGTTGAACCACAACTAATCGCTATTCAAGATATTTTGTTAACCTTCAATGATGCGTTTGATTACTTGCCGGCTGATTATGCCATGACCTGGTTGGCTGATGATAATAATGCTGAAGCTCGCGGTGCAAATGGATTATTCTTTTTGCCTTCTAAAGGACTAACCGTTGAAGTAAATAAAGAAAATGCGCTGAATAGTGGTATTGTTTCTGAAGCAGATGCTGATCGCATTCAAGATAAAATCCGTTGGAAAATTAATAAACAAGCCATTTACAAAGCTGATGTCATGATATTAGATATGATTGCGCATTTCAACTGGGAACGTGCTATTTACTTTGCAAGTTCAGCTGATAAAACTACTTATCTTGGTCTTGATAAATTCTTCTACGCTGAAGGTTTAGTATATAAACTCATGCCATTTGACGTGAAAGCAAACCGCAACCCAAACTCATTAGGCGAAATCAACAAACCAAAATTGTATGACAACTTGATGACTGTTTTCAAATGGGGTAATATGGAAAAAGAAGGTGTATTGGTTGATTACTATACACGCAGATTAACCAATAATTATCGTGTTCAATTCAGTGTATTGGCTGATGCCTATTTAGAAGATTATGATTTTCACCAACAGCGTTTGACTTTATTCAATCAAATTTTAGCCGGTCCGGTTGGAGATTCTACTCAGGTTATTCAAACTCCAATTGGTAATTTTAAGCGCAACGATATTCCTGCTGAAATAAAAAAATCAGAAGAAATAATTGCAGATAGTAAAGTGAAAGTTGAACAGGTGCTTGATCGTTCATTGGCGGTAATGCCTGAGTACAATGTGCCGTATGATAAAGTGTTCCCGTCATACATTTCTACCTACTACGGTGTTGGTCACGAAGCGAAAGCAGAAGAACTCACCAAGAAAATGATGGCTATTTTTGATGAAGAAATTAATTATTACATTGGCGTTGAACCTGAATTTACAGCAAGTATGATTGATGATTTATTCCAAGCTTACCGTGGAATGTTCTCATTGTATCAAGCGGTAAATATTTACGGCACCAATGAAGCATTTAAAGAAGAGGTTGGAAATACTTTCTACAGCATGACAGAGCGCGTACAAAGTGCACTACCTGCCGTTCAAAAAGTAAGTCCTGGCGCAAGACAACAGATAGAACAAACATTCTACGCATTCTTCCAGCGCATCATGGGAATGTAA